The Palleronia sp. THAF1 genome contains the following window.
ATCGACGTGGGCGGCGAAAGCACCCGCCCCGGCGCGCAAGAGGTGCCAGTGGACGCGGAAATCGCGCGCATCCAGCCCGTGATCGCCGCCCTGCGCGCTGAATGGAGCGGCGTGATCTCGGTGGATACCCGCAAGGCGCCCGTCGCAGCGGCTGCGGCCCGTGCAGGCGCGACCATGCTGAACGACGTCTCCGCGCTGACCTGGGACGCGGACATGGCCACTACTGCTGCCGACAGCGGCCTACCGATCTGCCTGATGCATGCGCAGGGCGATCCGCAAACCATGCAGGACGCGCCGCACTACGATGACGTTTTGCTCGACGTTTACGACCATCTGTCCGACCGCATCGACGCCGCGACGAGCGCTGGAATCGACCGTGAGCGCATCGTCATCGACCCCGGCATCGGCTTCGGCAAAACGCTGGAGCATAACTTGTCACTGCTGGCCCGGCTGTCGCTGTTCCATACGCTCGGCTGCCCGATCCTGCTGGGCGCGTCGCGTAAACGCTTCATCGGCACCATCGGCGAGGCGGACACGCCCGGCGATAGAATGCCGGGGTCCGTGGCCGTCGCGCTTGCGGGAATCGCGCAAGGGGTGCAGATCGTGCGGGTGCATGACATGGCCGCGACACGACAGGCGCTTCGGTTGTGGCAGGCGGCAACGAGTGGAGAGACACCATGACACGCAAACTCTTCGGCACCGATGGCGTGCGCGGCAGAGCCAACACCCATCCGATGACCGCCGAAATGGCGATGCGCCTTGGCGCGGCCGCCGGGCGGTTCTTCCGGCGTGAAGGGATGGGCGCGCACCGCGTTGTGATCGGCAAGGACACGCGGCTGTCGGGCTACATGTTCGAAAACGCTCTGACGGCCGGGTTCACCTCTACCGGCATGAACGTGCTTTTGCTGGGCCCTGTGCCGACCCCTGCCGTGGGAATGTTGACCCCGTCGATGCGCGCCGATGCGGGCGTGATGATCTCTGCTTCGCACAACGCGCACGAAGACAACGGCATCAAGTTCTTCGGCCCCGACGGCTTCAAGCTGTCCGACAGCGCCGAGACCGAGATCGAGAAGCTGGTCGAACGCGGCGTGGCCCCCGCCAAACCCGGTAACATCGGGCGCGCCCGCCGCGTGGACGATGCGCGCTTCCGCTACAATGAACGGTTGAAGGCGTCGCTGCCGTCAGGCCAGAACCTCGACGGTATGCGCGTCGTGATCGACTGCGCCAACGGTGCCGCCCACCGCACCGCGCCCGAAATCCTGTGGGAATTGGGGGCAGAGGTCATCGCCATGGGCGTCGAGCCTGACGGCACCAACATCAACCTGAACTGCGGCTCTACCAAGCCAGAGGCCGCCGCCCGCATGGTGCGGGAGCGTCGCGCCGATGTGGGCATTTGTCTCGACGGTGACGCCGACCGTGTGATGATCATCGACGAGACCGGCGAAGTCGCCGACGGCGATCAGATCATGGCGCTGTTCGCGCGTCGCTGGGCCGAAGTGGGCAAGCTCAGCCAGCGCACGCTTGTAGCCACGGTGATGAGCAACCTCGGGCTGGAGCGTTACCTGACCGGCCACGGCCTCTCGTTGCACCGCACAGGCGTTGGTGACCGCTACGTGGTCGAGGCGATGCGCTCGGGCGGGTTCAATCTTGGCGGCGAGCAGTCCGGGCATATCGTGATGACGGATCACGCCACCACCGGCGATGGCCTGCTGGCGGGCCTGCAGTTCCTCACCGCGATGATAGAGACCGGCAAGACTGCCAGCCAGCTTATGCAACAGTTCGATAAGGTGCCGCAGCTGTTGAAGAATGTCAGCTACGCCCCTGGCAAGGCCCCGCTGGAAGACGACGCCGTCAAGACAGAGATCGCGGCGGCAGAGGAACGCTTGGGCGGTGCTGGCCGCGTACTGATCCGGGCATCGGGCACAGAGCCCCTGATCCGCGTCATGGCCGAATGCGAGGATGAGGCGCTGTTGCACGAGGTCGTTGACGGCATCGCCGACAAGATCTCGCGCGCGGCGGCGTGAGCCGGACTACACTTATCCTGCGCTACACTTGCTTTGCAGTCCTCGCGACGATCCTGAACCTCGGCGTGCAAAGGATTGTGCTGGCGGCGGGCGAAGGCGCGGTGGTCTTCGCGCTGGCCGTTTTCGCAGGAACTCTGGCGGGGCTGGTGCTGAAATACGCGCTCGACAAGCGCTACATCTTCGCCGACCTGTCCACCGGCATGGCCGCCCACACGCGCAAGTTCGGCCTCTATACAGCGATGGGCCTGATCACCACGGCGATCTTTTGGGGCACGGAAACCGGCTTCTGGCTGGCCTTCGGCACCGACCGAATGCGAGAGCTTGGGGCGGTGATCGGCCTCGCCATCGGCTACGTCGTCAAATACCAGTTGGACCGGCGCTACGTCTTCACCGACCGGGCGCTGTCAGCATCCGGGTCAGCGCACCCCACTGGCTGATCGCCAGTCCCGTCAGAATCAGAGCGAGCGCCGCGAAGAAGCGCGCGGGGAGGGCCTCTGACAGTAGTGTCGCGCCGAAGACCATCGACCAGATCGGCACCTGGTAGTTCACCAGCGTCATGAAGTTCGATCCGGCCGTTTGCACCACGCGCACCCGGATCAGAGCGGCCAGCGCCGTGGGGATCAGGCCCAGGAACAGGATCGACGCGCCGCTCAGATCGGTGCGGACCTGCGGCACGCCCTCGACCAGCAGCATCGCGGGGATCAGGATGACCGCGCCAACCAGCAGGGTCATCGCGGATAGGGTGATGGCATGGGCGCGCGGGGCGCGGCGCGTCAGGATCGATCCGACCGCATAGCTGACCGCCGCCGACACGCAGGCGATCTGGCCCAAGGCGCTAAGCGTATCGCCCCCCATGTCGCTGACACCTGGCCCGATAAGCACGGCGGCACCTGTGAAGCCAACGCCGACACCCACGGCCCGGCGCAAGAACATCGGCTCGTCCGAGAAGAAATGCGCCAGCGGCAGGACGAACAGCGGCAGCGATGCCATCGACAGGCCAGCAAAGGCGGACGGCACATGCTGTTGTCCCCAGCTCAGCAGGAAGAAGGGTAAGGCGGTCGTCACAAGGCCGATCGGAATGGCAGAGGCCCAGAACGCGCGGTCCGTTGGCCATCGTAGGCCCATGACGCCCATCAGCGCGATCAAGGCCGCGGCCCCAAGCGTGGTGCGCGCGCAGGCCACCGTGATCGGCCCATAGCTGCGCAACGCGATCGACACGACCATGAACGTCCCGCCCCAGATCAGGCCGAGAACGACGATGGATAGCCAATTTTCCAGGGTGGGGCGGTCGGTCATGCGCGGGACCTAAACCGTTAGTGCGCAAAGGCCCATAGGGCGCGCGCCAAACGTGCAGGCAGAAAACCGGGCGCCGCGACAGCAGCGCCCGGAAGTGGCTTAGTTCTTCTCTTTGTCGACCATGCGACCGGCGGAAATCCACGGCATCATGCCGCGCAGCTTCTCACCGACCTGCTCGATCTGGTGCTCGTCGTTCAGACGCCGGGTCGCCTTGAACGACGGCTGGCCAACGGCGTTTTCCTGCATGAAGTCACGCACGAACTTGCCGGTCTGGATGTCGGTCAGAACCTCTTTCATCCGGGCCTTCGTCTCGGCGTAGGGCAGGATGCGCGGACCGCTGACATACTCGCCATACTCGGCAGTGTTCGAGATCGAGTAGTTCATGTTCGCGATGCCGCCTTCGTAGATCAGGTCCACGATCAGCTTCACCTCGTGCAGGCACTCGAAATACGCCATCTCCGGCTCGTAACCGGCCTCGACCAGCGTCTCGAAGCCCATGCGGATCAGCTCGACGAGGCCACCGCACAGCACGGCCTGCTCACCGAACAGGTCGGTTTCGCATTCCTGACGGAAGTTGGTTTCGATGATGCCCGAACGGCCGCCACCGATGGCCGAGCAATAAGACAGGCCCAGCTCCATCGCCTTGCCCGATGCATCCTGATGCACGGCCACAAGGCAAGGCACGCCACCACCCTTGGTGTATTCGCCGCGCACGGTATGGCCGGGGCCCTTGGGGGCCATCATGATGACATCGACGCCCGGCTTGGGCTCGATCAGGCCGAAGTGCACGTTCAGGCCATGTGCAAACGCCATCGCCGCGCCGTCCTTCAGGTGGTCGTGCACGTGCTTGCGGTAGGTCTCTGCCTGCAGTTCGTCGGGCATGGTGAACATGATCAGGTCACACCAGGCGGCGGCCTCTTCGATGCCCATGACCTTCAGGCCTTCACCCTCGGCCTTGGCGCGGCTGGGCGAGCCGTCGCGCAGCGCGACGACAAGATTCTTCGCACCCGAATCGCGCAGGTTCAGCGCATGGGCGTGGCCCTGGCTGCCGTAGCCAAGGATGGCCACCTTCTTGTCCTTGATCAGATTGATGTCGCAATCCTGGTCGTAATAGACGCGCATGTGCCGTCTCCCTGTCCCGAAGTTATGATGGCCGTAGCATAGGGACGTTGGCTGGCGGAGGAAGTGATCGTTTTGCACATTTTCACCATGCAGATGATACCTTTCATTCGCTGCTTCTTTGTTTTTATAAATACTCATGCTCGACGATACAGACAGGCGACTGCTGCGCCAATTGCAGAACACCCCCGATGCCACTCTTTCGGCACTGGCCACGCGCGCTGGTGTCAGCACGCAACTGGCGACGCGCCGATTCGAAAAGCTGCGCGCCAGTGGTGTGCTCAGAGGCCAACGCGCGGTGATCGACTGGCGCGCACTCGGCTACGCGGTAGAGGTCAGTTTGCGCTTCACGCTCGACAAGACCGACCCCCGCGCCTTTGACGCTTTCCTCGATGCCGCGCGTCAGGTGCCGGAGGTGATCGAAATCCAGACCTTTCTGGGCCGCGTCGATGTGCGCCTGAATGTCGTCGCCCGTGATCTACAGGACTACCATCGCCTTTATCGCACGCGCATCCTGTCCCTGCCGCATATCGCCGAATGCGAGGCTCTGATGCAGGTCGCGACCTTGAAGCGCGATGAAAGGTTGCCACTATGACGCTGGATGATGTGGACCGCGCCATCCTCGCCGCGCTGTCCGGCGACGCGACCCTGTCCACGGCGGCACTCGGCGCGGCGGTCGGCCTGTCACAGCCCGTCGCGTGGCGACGTGTTAAACGATTGGAGGAGGCCGGGGTACTGGCTGGTCGAAGGCTCGATCTGGATTTGGCGGCCCTCGGTTTCGGCGTGACGGTCTTTCTGGGCGTCAAACTCGCGGCCCGCAGTCGCACCGCGCTGGGCGAGTTCGAGCGCGCCATCACCGCCATCCCAGAGGTGCAGACCGTTGAGCATGTGCTCGGCCTTTACGACTATCGCCTGCGCGTCGTCGCCCGCGATCTGGAGGATTTCGAACGTGTCCTGCGCCGTCGCATCCTGACGATGCCGGGCGTTGGGAACGTGGAAGCGAACGTTCTGCTGTCAGAGGAACGGCGCGCCGGTCCGATCTGATCGCATCAGATCACGCTCCGCCCATCCCCGCCATCATCACGTTGCGCCGCAAGGGGCCAAGGTCATGCACCGCCTTCAATCCCGCCGAGCGCAACGCTTGCAGCGGGCCAGAGTCGGCTTGGCACAGCCGGTTGTAAGCGTCGATCGCCGTAGCGCGGATCGCCATGTCGCGGTGGCGGCTGCGCGCATAGGTCTCCAACGCCGCATCGCGTCCCGGATCTCCGCCTTCGATGGCGTCTGCCAGTGCCGCAATATCAGCAATCGACGTATTCAGACCCTGCGCACCGATGGGTGGCAGGACATGCGCGGCCTCTGCCACCAGTGCCGTGCGCCGCGCCGTCAGCGCATCGGCGGTACGGGTGATGATCGGCCAAACGCGCATGGGTGTGATCCGCTGCATCGGCCCCATGATGTGCAGTGCACGTTCGGTCAGTTCCGCATCGAAAGCTTCGGCGTTCATCGCCTGCAATTCCGCGATGCGCGCGCCCGTGGACATCCAAACGATAGAGGACGCATGCTGCCCCTCGTGATCTGGCAAGGGCACGGTCACAAACGCGCCGCCGCCGTTGTAGACCTCGGTCGAGACATGCTGGTGCGGATCGGCATGGGTGCAGGCGAAGGCTAGCGCTTTCTGGCCGTAGCGCCGGTCGCGCGCCTCGATCCCGGCCGCCCCACGCACGGGCGAGTTCCGCCCGTCCGCGCCGATCACCAGCGCGGCGGACAGACGGCTGCCATCGGTCAGGGTCACGCGCACTTCGTTCTCTCGGGCGAGCATGGACCTGAAGCCAACGCCTAGCCGCAAATTGACGCGTGACGCATCGTTCAACGCGTCCAACAGGATGCGATGGGCGCGCCAATTCATCACGTTCTGCCCGAACGCGGGCAGATCCAGATCGCCGGGGCGGAACGTTCGGGTCGCAGTCTGGCGCGGCGGCCAGCCGGTGGAGTCCATCACCCGCAGCGCCTCCAGCGGCGTGGCGTCGGGCGCAAGGTGCTGCCACAGCCCCGCCTCTTCCAGCACCGCGATGGAGGGCGCAAGATAGGCGGTTGAGCGCAGATCGCTGTCTTCGTCCGACATGGCGTCCGCGGGCGTCGAGGGGTCGCAGACCGTTACGGTATGT
Protein-coding sequences here:
- a CDS encoding GtrA family protein, translated to MSRTTLILRYTCFAVLATILNLGVQRIVLAAGEGAVVFALAVFAGTLAGLVLKYALDKRYIFADLSTGMAAHTRKFGLYTAMGLITTAIFWGTETGFWLAFGTDRMRELGAVIGLAIGYVVKYQLDRRYVFTDRALSASGSAHPTG
- the glmM gene encoding phosphoglucosamine mutase; this encodes MTRKLFGTDGVRGRANTHPMTAEMAMRLGAAAGRFFRREGMGAHRVVIGKDTRLSGYMFENALTAGFTSTGMNVLLLGPVPTPAVGMLTPSMRADAGVMISASHNAHEDNGIKFFGPDGFKLSDSAETEIEKLVERGVAPAKPGNIGRARRVDDARFRYNERLKASLPSGQNLDGMRVVIDCANGAAHRTAPEILWELGAEVIAMGVEPDGTNINLNCGSTKPEAAARMVRERRADVGICLDGDADRVMIIDETGEVADGDQIMALFARRWAEVGKLSQRTLVATVMSNLGLERYLTGHGLSLHRTGVGDRYVVEAMRSGGFNLGGEQSGHIVMTDHATTGDGLLAGLQFLTAMIETGKTASQLMQQFDKVPQLLKNVSYAPGKAPLEDDAVKTEIAAAEERLGGAGRVLIRASGTEPLIRVMAECEDEALLHEVVDGIADKISRAAA
- a CDS encoding FAD-dependent monooxygenase, encoding MKDEPLRRTGRDLAARAAYLERMEKTDIFISGAGIAGMILAALLAKRGHTVTVCDPSTPADAMSDEDSDLRSTAYLAPSIAVLEEAGLWQHLAPDATPLEALRVMDSTGWPPRQTATRTFRPGDLDLPAFGQNVMNWRAHRILLDALNDASRVNLRLGVGFRSMLARENEVRVTLTDGSRLSAALVIGADGRNSPVRGAAGIEARDRRYGQKALAFACTHADPHQHVSTEVYNGGGAFVTVPLPDHEGQHASSIVWMSTGARIAELQAMNAEAFDAELTERALHIMGPMQRITPMRVWPIITRTADALTARRTALVAEAAHVLPPIGAQGLNTSIADIAALADAIEGGDPGRDAALETYARSRHRDMAIRATAIDAYNRLCQADSGPLQALRSAGLKAVHDLGPLRRNVMMAGMGGA
- the folP gene encoding dihydropteroate synthase; this encodes MSYWRPLVQVGPSRPAKALPLAGGWGWFTHLERLERDGSAQVVSADALPDDVQVRLTTPRAHVAGLAMDRPRIMAILNATPDSFSDGGQHEGDAAQAGARRLVGEGADIIDVGGESTRPGAQEVPVDAEIARIQPVIAALRAEWSGVISVDTRKAPVAAAAARAGATMLNDVSALTWDADMATTAADSGLPICLMHAQGDPQTMQDAPHYDDVLLDVYDHLSDRIDAATSAGIDRERIVIDPGIGFGKTLEHNLSLLARLSLFHTLGCPILLGASRKRFIGTIGEADTPGDRMPGSVAVALAGIAQGVQIVRVHDMAATRQALRLWQAATSGETP
- a CDS encoding Lrp/AsnC family transcriptional regulator, with amino-acid sequence MTLDDVDRAILAALSGDATLSTAALGAAVGLSQPVAWRRVKRLEEAGVLAGRRLDLDLAALGFGVTVFLGVKLAARSRTALGEFERAITAIPEVQTVEHVLGLYDYRLRVVARDLEDFERVLRRRILTMPGVGNVEANVLLSEERRAGPI
- a CDS encoding DMT family transporter; this translates as MTDRPTLENWLSIVVLGLIWGGTFMVVSIALRSYGPITVACARTTLGAAALIALMGVMGLRWPTDRAFWASAIPIGLVTTALPFFLLSWGQQHVPSAFAGLSMASLPLFVLPLAHFFSDEPMFLRRAVGVGVGFTGAAVLIGPGVSDMGGDTLSALGQIACVSAAVSYAVGSILTRRAPRAHAITLSAMTLLVGAVILIPAMLLVEGVPQVRTDLSGASILFLGLIPTALAALIRVRVVQTAGSNFMTLVNYQVPIWSMVFGATLLSEALPARFFAALALILTGLAISQWGALTRMLTAPGR
- a CDS encoding Lrp/AsnC family transcriptional regulator, which codes for MLDDTDRRLLRQLQNTPDATLSALATRAGVSTQLATRRFEKLRASGVLRGQRAVIDWRALGYAVEVSLRFTLDKTDPRAFDAFLDAARQVPEVIEIQTFLGRVDVRLNVVARDLQDYHRLYRTRILSLPHIAECEALMQVATLKRDERLPL
- the ilvC gene encoding ketol-acid reductoisomerase produces the protein MRVYYDQDCDINLIKDKKVAILGYGSQGHAHALNLRDSGAKNLVVALRDGSPSRAKAEGEGLKVMGIEEAAAWCDLIMFTMPDELQAETYRKHVHDHLKDGAAMAFAHGLNVHFGLIEPKPGVDVIMMAPKGPGHTVRGEYTKGGGVPCLVAVHQDASGKAMELGLSYCSAIGGGRSGIIETNFRQECETDLFGEQAVLCGGLVELIRMGFETLVEAGYEPEMAYFECLHEVKLIVDLIYEGGIANMNYSISNTAEYGEYVSGPRILPYAETKARMKEVLTDIQTGKFVRDFMQENAVGQPSFKATRRLNDEHQIEQVGEKLRGMMPWISAGRMVDKEKN